The Caulifigura coniformis genome includes a region encoding these proteins:
- a CDS encoding Trx7/PDZ domain-containing (seleno)protein — protein sequence MRTAFVFWLALGSLLSAAPPNLREQKVRADKAKVEAEGFWIYNDLEKGFAQARATGKPLVVVLRCIPCEECVKLDDELVDTDPVIKPLLEKYVCVRIVGTNGLDLSLFQYDTDQSFAVFLLNADKTIYGRFGTRSHRTEWVGDVSLTGMAKALARGLELHAAFPGNRESLAGKRGPATEFASPEQYPALKEKYTATLNYEGNVVQSCIHCHQIGDAQRELYWKSGKPVPESVMFPAPHPSVVGLTLDPRECATVLSVEPGSAAATAGIQPGDAIVSLAGQPLVSIADVQWVLHRTPAEGGTIKAELQRGGKMVPATLTLPAGWKRAGDISWRVTSWGLRRMTLGGMRLEPLGESERESQGIAKGQTALRVIGLGKYGAHATALKAGLKEGDVIVAYDGETALEREADVFWHAVSKRHPGDKVAIKVTRVGQPMEFTIPLQE from the coding sequence ATGCGAACGGCGTTCGTGTTCTGGCTTGCCCTGGGTTCATTGCTGTCGGCCGCTCCCCCGAACCTTCGGGAGCAGAAGGTTCGGGCCGACAAGGCCAAAGTCGAAGCCGAAGGGTTCTGGATCTACAACGATCTCGAGAAAGGCTTCGCACAGGCGCGCGCGACCGGGAAGCCGCTGGTTGTCGTGCTGCGGTGCATTCCTTGCGAGGAATGCGTGAAGCTGGATGATGAACTGGTCGACACCGATCCGGTGATCAAGCCGCTGCTGGAAAAATACGTGTGCGTTCGAATCGTCGGGACCAACGGACTCGACCTGTCGCTGTTCCAGTATGACACCGACCAGTCGTTCGCGGTGTTCCTGCTCAATGCCGACAAGACCATCTACGGCCGATTCGGAACACGCTCGCACCGTACCGAGTGGGTGGGGGACGTTTCGCTGACCGGCATGGCAAAAGCCCTCGCGAGGGGGCTTGAACTGCACGCGGCCTTTCCGGGGAACCGGGAATCGCTGGCCGGCAAACGAGGCCCCGCGACGGAATTCGCCTCTCCCGAGCAGTACCCCGCTCTCAAGGAAAAATACACCGCAACGCTGAATTACGAAGGGAACGTTGTTCAGAGCTGCATTCACTGTCACCAGATCGGCGACGCCCAGCGCGAGTTGTACTGGAAATCGGGGAAGCCCGTTCCGGAATCGGTCATGTTCCCGGCCCCGCATCCTTCGGTTGTCGGGCTGACGCTCGATCCCAGGGAGTGTGCCACGGTGCTCAGCGTCGAACCCGGGAGCGCGGCCGCGACGGCCGGCATTCAGCCCGGTGACGCCATCGTTTCGCTCGCCGGCCAGCCGCTGGTTTCCATCGCGGACGTTCAGTGGGTGCTGCATCGCACTCCCGCGGAAGGGGGGACGATCAAGGCCGAGCTGCAGCGCGGCGGCAAGATGGTGCCCGCGACGCTGACTCTTCCGGCGGGGTGGAAGCGGGCGGGAGATATTTCCTGGCGAGTCACGTCGTGGGGCCTGCGCCGCATGACGCTGGGGGGCATGCGGCTCGAGCCTCTCGGTGAGTCGGAACGCGAGTCGCAGGGGATCGCGAAGGGGCAGACGGCGCTGCGCGTCATCGGACTCGGTAAGTACGGCGCGCACGCGACCGCCCTGAAGGCCGGTCTGAAGGAGGGGGATGTGATCGTCGCTTACGACGGCGAGACCGCTCTCGAGCGCGAGGCGGACGTCTTCTGGCACGCGGTGTCGAAACGGCATCCGGGCGACAAAGTCGCCATCAAGGTGACACGGGTCGGCCAGCCGATGGAGTTCACGATTCCGCTGCAGGAATAG
- a CDS encoding IS630 transposase-related protein, which yields MDLRRRVVAEVDRGSPPAEVARRFQVTERTIWNWLALRKETGQITPRQGDVGPECVLEPHRERIFKSVQDDPGLTLAQRQRQLGLPGCATTLWNALRRWGITLKKSAQSC from the coding sequence ATGGATTTGAGGCGACGTGTCGTGGCCGAAGTCGACCGCGGCTCTCCGCCGGCCGAAGTCGCCCGGCGATTTCAGGTCACTGAACGAACCATCTGGAACTGGCTCGCGCTTCGCAAAGAGACTGGCCAGATCACTCCCCGGCAGGGAGATGTCGGCCCGGAGTGCGTTCTGGAACCGCATCGGGAGCGGATTTTCAAAAGCGTCCAGGACGACCCCGGCCTGACGCTCGCCCAAAGGCAACGCCAACTCGGTCTGCCGGGCTGCGCGACCACTCTGTGGAATGCGCTTCGGCGCTGGGGAATCACTCTCAAAAAAAGTGCTCAAAGCTGCTGA
- a CDS encoding sulfatase-like hydrolase/transferase, whose protein sequence is MRLPLLVCLLLLALNGQVTAAAPNIVHVLIDDMGCSDLGCYGNGEVKTPQIDRLASEGLRFANFYTNSPICSPSRTAWTTGQYPARLRILSFLSNRADNEKRGMPQWLNPDVWTIADGLKAAGYATGHFGKWHMGGQRDVGEAPLITEYGFDRSLTNFEGLGDRVLPLLNAFDGTEPRRHALGSDNLGRGNIRWLDRDRVTGAFVEGALAFIDHSQAQKKPFFINLWPDDVHSPFFPSEAKSDLKMKRRRYLAVAEDMDRQFGALFDRIRNDETLHQNTIIIVTSDNGPEPGAGSAEPYRGSKGQLWEGGIREPLIVWAPGLMNRSAIGTQNRSSWLTSVDVARSLLTIGGASLPEKGTLDGEDLSATLLGRESQSRKSAALWVRPPDRPGPKDAPLPDLAIREGHWKLLTMQDGSGLELYDLNADATEQKNVVAANPDVAARLKNRAIGWFDEVFAGSFPKRPE, encoded by the coding sequence ATGCGCCTCCCACTCCTCGTCTGTCTGCTTCTGCTGGCCCTGAACGGCCAGGTAACGGCCGCAGCACCGAACATCGTTCACGTCCTGATCGATGACATGGGGTGTTCCGACCTCGGATGCTACGGCAATGGCGAGGTGAAGACGCCCCAGATCGACCGCCTGGCGTCGGAAGGACTGCGGTTCGCCAACTTCTACACGAACTCCCCGATCTGCTCTCCTTCAAGGACCGCGTGGACGACCGGGCAGTACCCCGCCCGCCTCCGGATCCTCTCGTTTCTCTCGAACCGCGCGGACAACGAGAAACGCGGCATGCCGCAGTGGCTCAATCCCGACGTCTGGACCATCGCCGACGGCCTCAAGGCGGCCGGCTATGCGACGGGCCATTTCGGGAAGTGGCACATGGGAGGGCAGCGCGACGTCGGCGAAGCTCCCCTGATCACGGAGTACGGATTCGACCGCTCTTTGACGAACTTTGAAGGTCTCGGCGACCGCGTCCTCCCGCTCCTGAACGCCTTTGACGGAACGGAGCCCAGACGCCATGCGCTCGGAAGCGACAACCTGGGACGCGGTAACATCCGCTGGCTCGATCGCGATCGAGTCACCGGCGCATTCGTCGAGGGAGCGCTCGCCTTCATCGATCACTCCCAGGCTCAGAAGAAGCCCTTCTTCATCAATCTCTGGCCCGACGACGTCCACTCCCCCTTCTTTCCCTCGGAAGCGAAATCCGACCTCAAAATGAAGCGACGGCGCTACCTGGCCGTCGCGGAGGACATGGACCGCCAGTTCGGAGCCCTGTTCGACCGCATTCGAAACGACGAGACCCTGCATCAGAACACCATCATCATCGTCACCAGCGATAACGGACCGGAACCAGGCGCCGGATCGGCCGAGCCGTATCGCGGATCGAAAGGACAGCTCTGGGAGGGAGGCATCCGCGAGCCACTCATCGTCTGGGCCCCGGGCTTGATGAACAGGTCCGCGATCGGCACGCAGAACCGCTCGTCGTGGCTCACGTCGGTCGATGTCGCCCGTTCGCTGCTGACGATCGGTGGAGCGTCGCTGCCGGAGAAAGGGACGCTCGACGGCGAGGACCTGAGCGCCACGCTGCTCGGACGCGAAAGCCAGTCCCGAAAATCGGCCGCACTCTGGGTCCGTCCGCCCGACCGGCCAGGGCCGAAGGATGCCCCGCTCCCCGATCTGGCGATTCGTGAGGGCCACTGGAAGCTGCTCACCATGCAGGATGGCAGCGGCCTCGAGCTCTACGACCTCAACGCCGACGCGACGGAGCAGAAGAACGTCGTCGCCGCCAATCCCGACGTCGCCGCCCGGCTGAAAAACCGGGCGATCGGCTGGTTCGACGAGGTGTTCGCCGGGTCGTTTCCCAAGCGGCCTGAATGA
- a CDS encoding aldose epimerase family protein, translating into MSVSVERWGTSEDGRDCLLFTITGANGLSAKVTNQGAALVEVNVPDKSGKLANVNVRHAQSSDYTLNPGSLGAICGRYANRIRGAKFTLDGKEYHVTANSGKNHIHGGKIGFNKRIWSGSATDAGDGVVLRYRAADGEEGYPGNIDVEVTYRLTADGELRMEYAATSDQPTVLNLTNHAYWNLSGSGSGPILDHEMQISADRYCLADETGTVTGEVKPVADTSFDFTNPRPIGLHIGEVGKGYDHCYLVNGELGKLRPCAKVRDPKSGRVMEVLTTEPGVQFYTANNLKPEQSPHQQPQTSFCLECQHCPDSPNHAHFPSTVLRPGESYRQTTVHRFSTDM; encoded by the coding sequence ATGAGCGTCTCCGTCGAACGCTGGGGCACGTCTGAAGATGGCCGCGATTGCCTGCTGTTCACCATCACGGGGGCGAACGGACTGAGTGCGAAGGTCACCAACCAGGGGGCCGCGCTGGTCGAGGTGAACGTGCCGGACAAATCCGGCAAGCTGGCCAACGTCAACGTGCGGCACGCCCAGTCGAGCGACTACACGTTGAACCCAGGTTCGCTCGGCGCCATCTGCGGCCGGTACGCCAATCGGATCCGCGGCGCGAAGTTCACGCTCGATGGCAAGGAATATCACGTCACCGCCAACAGCGGAAAGAACCATATCCACGGCGGAAAGATCGGTTTTAACAAGCGCATCTGGAGCGGTTCGGCCACGGACGCGGGTGATGGCGTCGTTCTTCGTTACCGCGCGGCAGACGGTGAGGAAGGCTATCCAGGCAACATCGATGTCGAGGTGACGTACAGGCTCACCGCCGATGGCGAACTGCGGATGGAATACGCCGCCACGAGCGACCAGCCGACCGTCCTCAATCTCACGAACCACGCCTACTGGAACCTGTCGGGCTCAGGTTCCGGGCCGATTCTCGATCACGAAATGCAGATCTCCGCGGACCGCTACTGCCTCGCGGACGAAACCGGCACGGTCACCGGCGAGGTCAAACCGGTCGCCGATACGTCGTTTGATTTCACCAATCCCCGTCCGATCGGTCTGCACATCGGCGAAGTCGGGAAGGGCTACGACCACTGCTACCTGGTCAACGGCGAGCTCGGAAAGCTCAGGCCCTGTGCGAAAGTCCGCGATCCGAAATCGGGCCGCGTGATGGAAGTTCTCACGACTGAACCCGGCGTGCAGTTCTACACGGCCAACAACCTGAAGCCCGAGCAGTCGCCCCACCAGCAGCCGCAGACGTCGTTCTGCCTCGAGTGCCAGCACTGCCCGGACAGCCCGAATCATGCTCATTTTCCGTCGACGGTGCTGAGGCCGGGGGAGAGCTACCGACAGACGACGGTGCACCGGTTCAGCACGGACATGTGA
- a CDS encoding thiamine-phosphate kinase, translated as MPPAEHSEWNWIDDVRRRAGSGPRVAIGIGDDTALLKTSTATLVTTDMLMDGVDFVVGETPADLIGRKCLAVNLSDIAAMAGRPTGAVVSLALPRRGGRALAEGLYDGLLRLAQESGCPIVGGDTNSWDGPLVVNVAVLGEPTGRGAVTRAGARPGDRVFVTGPVGGSLPSLRHCTFRPRLSEAQALHQCVELHAMLDLSDGLSSDLFHIVEASQVGIELDAGAIPIHDDVAPGQPHADRLNHALSDGEDFELLFCVSEEDAQTLLSQPPGGVELYSIGRCVPEPGVWLLGADSRRPLGRGGWEHRFT; from the coding sequence ATGCCGCCTGCGGAACACTCGGAATGGAACTGGATCGACGATGTCCGTCGCAGGGCGGGGAGCGGTCCGCGGGTGGCCATCGGCATTGGAGATGACACGGCGCTGCTCAAAACGTCCACGGCGACCCTGGTGACCACGGACATGCTGATGGACGGCGTTGATTTCGTCGTCGGAGAGACACCTGCAGACCTGATCGGCCGAAAGTGTCTCGCGGTCAACCTGAGCGACATTGCGGCGATGGCCGGCCGGCCGACGGGAGCGGTCGTCAGCCTTGCGTTGCCGCGTCGCGGCGGCCGCGCACTCGCAGAGGGGCTGTATGACGGGCTTCTTCGTCTCGCACAGGAGTCGGGCTGTCCGATCGTCGGGGGCGACACCAATTCCTGGGACGGGCCACTCGTCGTGAATGTGGCCGTCCTGGGGGAGCCAACGGGGAGGGGGGCTGTGACGCGGGCGGGAGCGCGGCCGGGCGACCGGGTGTTTGTGACCGGCCCGGTTGGCGGAAGTCTTCCCTCGCTCCGTCACTGCACGTTTCGCCCCCGACTCTCAGAGGCCCAGGCCCTGCATCAGTGCGTCGAATTGCACGCCATGCTCGATCTCAGCGACGGATTGTCCTCGGACCTGTTTCACATTGTCGAAGCGAGCCAGGTTGGAATCGAACTCGATGCCGGGGCGATCCCGATTCACGACGATGTGGCCCCGGGACAGCCTCACGCCGACCGCCTCAACCACGCGCTTTCCGACGGAGAAGACTTCGAGTTGCTGTTCTGCGTCAGCGAAGAGGATGCTCAAACGCTGCTGTCGCAGCCGCCCGGTGGAGTTGAACTGTATTCCATTGGCCGATGCGTTCCTGAGCCTGGCGTCTGGCTGCTCGGCGCCGACTCGCGTCGCCCCCTGGGCCGAGGCGGCTGGGAGCATCGGTTCACGTAA
- a CDS encoding 3'(2'),5'-bisphosphate nucleotidase, producing the protein MGFEKELATALEAVREASEICRKVQKEIAGSSLEKDDRSPVTIADFASQAVVCRILTDAFPNDPIIGEETAADLLSDERRPFLDRVVGLLTPANPGVHAETVCGWIDAGRGDGGDRFWTLDPIDGTKGFLRGEQYAVSLALIVDGQIVVSLLGCPNLSAEDGWDRDTGCLFSAVRGKGATLRRLDGSNETKPVRVSGTGKASAARFCESVESGHSAHGRSSQIAALLGIESTPVRLDSQAKYGVVARGEADAYLRLPTKAGYREKIWDHAGGVLVVEEAGGKVSDVDGKPLEFTHGRELSANRGVIVSNGLIHDALLEAVARTA; encoded by the coding sequence ATGGGGTTCGAGAAGGAACTGGCAACCGCTCTGGAAGCGGTTCGCGAAGCGAGCGAAATCTGCCGCAAGGTGCAGAAGGAGATCGCCGGATCGTCGCTGGAGAAAGACGACCGCAGTCCCGTCACGATCGCGGATTTCGCCAGCCAGGCGGTGGTCTGCCGGATCCTGACGGATGCATTTCCGAACGACCCGATCATCGGCGAAGAGACGGCGGCCGACCTGCTCAGCGACGAGCGGCGGCCGTTCCTTGACCGGGTTGTCGGGTTGTTGACGCCGGCCAATCCGGGCGTGCACGCGGAGACCGTCTGCGGCTGGATCGACGCCGGACGGGGGGACGGCGGCGACCGCTTCTGGACGCTCGACCCGATCGACGGCACGAAGGGGTTCCTGCGGGGCGAGCAGTACGCGGTGTCGCTGGCGCTGATCGTCGATGGGCAGATCGTGGTGAGCCTCCTGGGGTGCCCGAACCTCTCGGCCGAAGATGGCTGGGATCGCGACACGGGCTGCCTGTTCTCGGCGGTTCGCGGAAAAGGGGCAACGCTGCGACGGCTCGACGGCTCGAACGAGACGAAGCCGGTCCGCGTCAGCGGAACGGGCAAGGCATCAGCCGCAAGGTTCTGCGAGAGTGTCGAATCGGGGCATAGCGCCCACGGGCGCTCGTCGCAGATTGCCGCGCTGCTGGGAATCGAGTCCACGCCTGTCCGGCTCGACAGCCAGGCGAAGTATGGCGTCGTGGCCCGGGGCGAGGCGGATGCCTATCTCCGCCTGCCGACGAAGGCCGGTTACCGCGAGAAGATCTGGGATCACGCTGGCGGCGTGCTGGTCGTGGAAGAGGCGGGCGGCAAAGTCTCCGACGTCGATGGCAAGCCGCTCGAGTTCACTCATGGCCGCGAACTGTCCGCCAATCGCGGCGTCATCGTCAGTAACGGCCTGATTCACGACGCTCTGCTGGAGGCCGTCGCCAGGACGGCCTGA
- a CDS encoding sulfatase-like hydrolase/transferase: protein MTVSRHIQPIAVAIAMLAAMASGSRAADRPPNVVLIVSDDQGYNDLGLTNPEVITPALDRIAREGVRLTSFYVAWPACTPSRGALLTGRYPQRNGIYDMIRNEAPDYGHKYSAAEYEVTFERIGGMDTREVLLPAVLKTAGYQSALYGKWDLGTLKRFLPLQKGFDDFYGFVNTGIDYFTHERYGVPSMYAGNEPTTKDQGTYCTDLFRDRGVEFIRQNRDRPFFLYLPFNAPHSASNLDPVIRSSAQGPDEFKKKFPHLKDDTQPGKSRGKEAIVATPSKRKLEYLSALASMDAAIGRVLETLDELKLADNTLVLFFSDNGGSGQASNGQLRGHKSQMFEGGIRVLALARYPGVIKPGTSSDEFLTSLEVFPTVTRLCGAPNPAGVTLDGFDMLPVLRGSAPSPRTEMFWQRRDHSAARIGEWKWIRLGEREMLFNLARDLEEKNDLLKAEPEKAAELRAKFADWKKTMDAAEPRGPFRDF from the coding sequence ATGACTGTCAGTCGCCACATCCAGCCAATTGCCGTAGCGATTGCAATGCTTGCCGCGATGGCCAGTGGTTCTCGCGCGGCCGATCGTCCGCCGAACGTCGTTCTGATCGTCAGCGACGACCAGGGGTACAACGACCTCGGGCTCACCAATCCGGAAGTCATCACGCCCGCGCTCGACCGGATTGCGCGGGAAGGCGTTCGGCTGACCAGTTTCTACGTCGCCTGGCCGGCCTGCACTCCCTCCCGCGGGGCCCTGCTCACCGGACGCTACCCGCAGCGGAATGGCATCTACGACATGATCCGTAACGAAGCCCCGGACTATGGTCACAAATACTCCGCGGCCGAGTACGAGGTCACCTTCGAGCGGATCGGCGGGATGGACACTCGCGAAGTGCTGCTGCCGGCGGTGTTGAAAACGGCCGGCTATCAGAGCGCGCTGTACGGGAAGTGGGACCTCGGGACGCTGAAGCGATTCCTCCCTTTGCAGAAAGGCTTCGACGACTTCTACGGCTTCGTGAACACGGGGATCGACTACTTCACGCACGAGCGGTATGGCGTCCCCTCGATGTATGCCGGCAACGAGCCGACGACGAAGGATCAAGGAACCTACTGCACCGACCTGTTCCGCGACCGGGGCGTCGAGTTCATCCGTCAGAATCGCGACCGGCCATTTTTCCTCTACTTGCCGTTCAACGCTCCCCACAGTGCGTCCAACCTCGATCCGGTCATCCGCTCTTCCGCGCAGGGCCCGGATGAATTCAAGAAGAAGTTCCCGCATCTGAAGGACGACACCCAGCCCGGGAAGTCGCGTGGCAAGGAAGCGATCGTCGCGACTCCTTCGAAACGAAAGCTGGAATATCTGTCGGCGCTCGCCTCGATGGATGCCGCGATCGGCCGGGTGCTCGAGACGCTCGATGAACTCAAGCTGGCCGACAACACACTGGTGTTGTTCTTCTCCGACAATGGGGGATCGGGCCAGGCAAGCAACGGCCAGTTGCGAGGGCACAAATCGCAGATGTTCGAAGGGGGGATTCGCGTGCTTGCGTTGGCCCGTTATCCCGGCGTGATCAAGCCGGGCACGTCGTCGGACGAGTTCCTGACCAGTCTCGAAGTGTTCCCGACGGTCACCAGGCTGTGCGGCGCGCCAAACCCGGCGGGCGTCACGCTGGATGGTTTCGACATGCTTCCGGTGCTGAGGGGAAGTGCGCCATCGCCGCGGACGGAGATGTTCTGGCAGCGACGGGATCATTCCGCGGCCCGCATCGGCGAATGGAAATGGATTCGCCTGGGCGAGCGCGAAATGCTGTTCAATCTTGCCCGTGATCTCGAAGAGAAGAACGACCTGCTCAAAGCCGAGCCCGAGAAAGCCGCTGAGTTGAGGGCGAAGTTCGCAGACTGGAAGAAGACGATGGACGCGGCCGAGCCTCGGGGGCCGTTCCGCGATTTCTGA
- a CDS encoding Gfo/Idh/MocA family protein, producing MSVGIGIIGVGFMGMTHFEGAKRAGNAEVVAIATRDPKKLQGDWSSIQGNFGPRGDSLTDLNGVDCHSDYQDLLKNPRVQLVDICLPTDQHEKVALEALAAGKHVLVEKPIAIETAAGQRMVDAAKKAGKLLMVAHVLPFHAEFRYAADIVRSGMYGKLKSATFRRVIAPPDWSKDIADFRKLGGWGIDLHIHDNHFIGLLCGTPKQVYSRGILVDGLVNHVCSQYLFDDPEMTVSCTSGGIAAAGLKFAHGYSIILEQATIEFDAGTYGDEWVVNRPLTLITNDGAVTNPEPGGGSEWCSAFADEIQTACNAIETGDESPILSGQLALDALKLCHAEAESIRTSKAVDVR from the coding sequence ATGAGCGTAGGGATCGGAATCATCGGCGTCGGCTTCATGGGCATGACGCATTTCGAAGGCGCCAAACGGGCCGGAAACGCCGAGGTCGTCGCGATCGCCACTCGCGATCCGAAGAAGCTCCAGGGCGACTGGTCCAGCATCCAGGGCAACTTCGGCCCCCGCGGCGACTCCCTCACCGATCTCAATGGGGTCGACTGTCACAGCGACTACCAAGATCTGCTGAAGAACCCCCGCGTGCAGCTCGTCGACATCTGCCTGCCGACGGACCAGCACGAAAAAGTCGCCCTCGAAGCGCTGGCGGCCGGAAAGCATGTGCTGGTTGAAAAACCGATCGCGATCGAAACGGCCGCCGGTCAGCGGATGGTCGACGCCGCGAAGAAGGCGGGCAAGCTGCTGATGGTGGCGCACGTGCTGCCGTTCCACGCCGAGTTCCGCTACGCCGCGGACATCGTTCGCAGCGGCATGTACGGCAAGCTCAAGTCGGCAACGTTCCGCCGGGTGATCGCCCCGCCCGACTGGTCAAAGGACATCGCCGATTTCCGGAAGCTCGGCGGCTGGGGGATCGACCTCCATATTCACGACAATCACTTCATCGGCCTCCTGTGCGGGACGCCGAAGCAGGTCTACTCGCGCGGCATCCTGGTCGACGGCCTCGTGAACCACGTCTGCTCGCAATACCTGTTCGACGACCCCGAGATGACGGTGAGCTGCACGAGCGGCGGCATCGCGGCCGCAGGACTCAAATTCGCCCATGGCTACTCGATCATCCTCGAGCAGGCGACGATCGAATTCGACGCCGGGACCTACGGAGACGAATGGGTCGTCAATCGGCCGCTCACGCTGATCACCAACGACGGCGCGGTCACGAATCCTGAACCCGGCGGCGGATCCGAATGGTGCTCGGCCTTCGCGGACGAAATCCAGACGGCCTGCAACGCCATCGAGACGGGCGACGAGTCGCCGATTCTGTCGGGCCAGCTGGCCCTCGACGCCCTCAAGCTGTGCCACGCCGAGGCCGAGAGCATCAGGACCTCGAAGGCGGTGGATGTCAGGTAA
- a CDS encoding ABC transporter ATP-binding protein, translating to MTAVTVDHVEHRYGDRQALAGLSFDVATGEIFGLLGPNGGGKTTLFRLLSTSLPLQTGAITVLGLDVSRDSHAVRQQIGVTFQSPSLDRKLTVSENLQHQGHLYGLMGHDLRTRMDRLLEQLGLSDRRGDIAGTLSGGLQRRVEIAKGMLHDPQLLLLDEPSTGLDPGARHDLWRYLGQLRAAGVTVLVTTHLMEEAEKCDRLGILDNGALVAIGTPMELRSSIGGDCVTLQSPDPDRLESLILDQFRVPVQRLGESLRIEHAQGHELLRDVVAAAGDLVRSCTLGKPTLEDVFIQRTGHKFWEADAENGDKKASPRKRRA from the coding sequence ATGACTGCCGTTACCGTCGACCACGTTGAACATCGCTACGGCGACCGGCAGGCACTCGCGGGGCTTTCGTTCGACGTCGCGACCGGCGAAATCTTCGGATTGCTCGGCCCCAACGGCGGCGGGAAGACGACCCTTTTCCGGCTCCTGAGTACGTCGCTGCCTCTGCAGACCGGGGCGATCACGGTTCTCGGGCTCGATGTTTCCCGGGATTCCCACGCAGTTCGCCAGCAGATCGGCGTCACGTTCCAGTCGCCAAGTCTCGATCGCAAGCTGACGGTCTCCGAGAACCTGCAGCATCAGGGGCACCTGTACGGGCTGATGGGGCACGACCTCCGCACCCGGATGGATCGGCTGCTCGAGCAGTTGGGCCTTTCCGACCGTCGAGGCGACATCGCCGGCACGCTTTCCGGCGGGCTGCAGCGCCGTGTCGAGATCGCCAAAGGCATGCTCCACGATCCACAACTGCTGCTGCTCGATGAGCCCAGCACCGGCCTCGACCCCGGCGCCCGCCACGACCTGTGGCGCTACCTGGGACAGCTGCGCGCAGCGGGTGTCACCGTGCTGGTCACGACGCACTTGATGGAAGAAGCCGAAAAGTGCGACCGCCTGGGGATTCTCGACAACGGCGCCCTGGTCGCCATCGGAACGCCAATGGAGCTGCGAAGCTCGATCGGCGGCGACTGCGTCACGCTCCAGTCGCCTGATCCCGATCGCCTGGAATCGCTGATCCTCGACCAGTTCCGCGTCCCGGTTCAGCGACTCGGAGAATCGCTCCGCATCGAACATGCCCAGGGACACGAACTGCTCCGCGACGTTGTCGCGGCCGCCGGTGATCTCGTGAGGTCCTGCACGCTTGGTAAACCGACGCTGGAGGATGTCTTCATCCAGCGGACCGGGCACAAGTTCTGGGAGGCCGATGCCGAGAACGGCGACAAGAAAGCGTCACCACGAAAACGGCGAGCCTGA
- a CDS encoding PEGA domain-containing protein, which translates to MSPVAVRLSLVAAILIAAGSGCVSRRFTVISDPPGALVEVDGQRIGVTPVSMDFTYYGTRNITLSKPGYQTLAVEQPQRTPWYQIFPFEFFSDNFALTHITDRHVFNYRLVPSSPDSENPGSLIERGRNFRSQAQIPQ; encoded by the coding sequence ATGTCCCCCGTCGCCGTCCGCCTGTCGCTCGTCGCCGCGATCCTGATCGCGGCCGGGTCGGGTTGCGTCAGCCGTCGGTTTACGGTGATCTCGGACCCGCCGGGCGCCCTGGTGGAGGTAGACGGCCAGCGAATTGGCGTCACGCCGGTCTCGATGGACTTCACCTACTACGGTACCCGGAACATCACGCTCTCCAAACCCGGCTACCAGACCCTGGCCGTCGAGCAGCCGCAGCGCACGCCCTGGTACCAGATCTTCCCGTTCGAGTTTTTCTCGGACAACTTTGCGCTGACGCACATCACGGACCGCCACGTCTTCAACTACCGGCTGGTCCCCTCGAGCCCCGATTCAGAAAATCCGGGCTCCCTGATCGAGCGCGGCCGAAACTTCCGGTCCCAGGCCCAGATTCCACAGTAA
- a CDS encoding pilus assembly protein HicB has product MKAADRYHKWVEWSDEDGVYLGRCPDLMTGIHGDDPVKLYADLCEIVDEVIDQIEREGRRLPEPRTRPMQEVG; this is encoded by the coding sequence ATGAAAGCCGCTGATCGCTATCACAAATGGGTGGAATGGAGCGACGAAGACGGGGTCTATCTCGGTCGCTGCCCTGACCTGATGACTGGAATCCACGGCGACGATCCCGTGAAGCTCTATGCAGATCTGTGCGAAATCGTCGATGAAGTGATTGATCAAATCGAGCGTGAAGGCCGGAGACTTCCAGAGCCACGGACGAGGCCCATGCAGGAAGTGGGGTGA
- a CDS encoding DUF3592 domain-containing protein: MTLMPMPAGGDVPGIDADAERGRFMLMLAATAAFLVASWHTFHELRYFVSGQQAVATVQRVNRVVEPGRRSREYLRVEAEFEDRGGARRAAVLRAPLDSGISDGQRVDIEFLPSDPDRVRIKGDRNVAWMAVFAVSTAWMTRTLVRLVRESRRPIPSSRGRRSSR, encoded by the coding sequence ATGACGTTGATGCCCATGCCGGCCGGCGGTGATGTTCCCGGCATCGATGCGGACGCCGAACGTGGACGCTTCATGCTGATGCTGGCCGCGACTGCGGCCTTCCTTGTCGCGTCGTGGCACACGTTTCACGAACTTCGCTACTTCGTATCCGGTCAACAGGCCGTCGCGACGGTCCAGCGGGTCAATCGCGTTGTCGAACCGGGACGACGCTCGCGGGAGTACCTGCGTGTCGAAGCCGAGTTCGAAGATCGCGGCGGGGCGCGGCGTGCGGCCGTGCTGCGGGCACCGCTCGATTCCGGGATCAGCGACGGCCAACGCGTCGACATTGAATTCCTGCCGTCCGATCCGGATCGGGTGCGGATCAAAGGAGACCGGAACGTCGCCTGGATGGCCGTATTCGCCGTTTCAACTGCGTGGATGACGCGGACGCTCGTGCGGCTCGTGCGGGAGTCGCGACGTCCCATCCCGTCGTCGCGTGGGCGACGTTCGTCCCGGTGA